CCCACGGGCTGGATACCCCTGTTACCCAATTCATTTCTTCAAAACCCGTTTTGTTGGCAGCCCTTAATTTTGCTGACATAAGGCCGTACTGAATTACTCCTTTACGTTCCTTTACAGCTTTTGCATATAAATCAGCACATTCTTTTCCACTGTCAGCTCTCATAAACTCAGTGCTCTGTATATCAAACTGACTCGGGGTTACGGTTGATTTAGTGAAAAACCGTATTCCCTCTCCGTCATAACTTACATCCTCTTTTAAAACTTCTGAAAAGTATGAAATAGGTACATACATTACATTCCCTACTATTTTAGCAGGAGTCAGCTTTATTTTTTTTGAACCTTCTGTGTAATATGTGTCAACATTATTCTTAATATATCCACCTGCTATGCTTGCTCCCTTCTTTGAATCCCAGCCTACCTTGTAGCCAAGAATTTCAGCAGTTGTTTTGAGGGGTACCATTAATACATAGTCTTTTTCAAACGTTTTGAACTGGGTTTTCATGCTTGTACCATTAAATCTTATTTTCTCAAGAGGTTTTGCATTTATCATTTGGTTATAGACGTCATCCTTCAGCAATCCTTTAAGCTCTTTGGCAGGTAGGCTGAATTTTGATATCCCCCCTGCATATGGCCTTAATTCATATACTCCGAAGTATATTACAAGTCTGTTTCCGTCAATATAAAACTTGTAATTACTCTTTGCTTCATCTACAGTAGTCTTTGCATCATCAAAATACATATCCTTTTCTTTATCTATTGACTTTTTAATTTTATCAAGAATAACATTCTTGTAGTTTGAGTTGGGATTAAACAAAGAATTAAACGAATATATTTCACCTGATTTGGTATTTACAGTATATGATTCCAGAGTAGTCATACCGTGTGCACCACCGGTGTACACATATGTATTTGTAATCAGGGATAGAATATCACCGCTTGTGTTGTAATCAAATAATGAATCTATGGATGCTAAAGGAAGATTTTGTTCTCTTGGAGGCATATCTTTTATG
This region of Clostridium sp. BNL1100 genomic DNA includes:
- a CDS encoding DUF3298 domain-containing protein; amino-acid sequence: MKKALLFVMIIAIALTLFPAVTGVSSVAADSETSAKVETAKIEKIDGICSIKIIYPVLSGFTSAKKINDLLNNSNLDSIGFIRREQAYLDEYIKDMPPREQNLPLASIDSLFDYNTSGDILSLITNTYVYTGGAHGMTTLESYTVNTKSGEIYSFNSLFNPNSNYKNVILDKIKKSIDKEKDMYFDDAKTTVDEAKSNYKFYIDGNRLVIYFGVYELRPYAGGISKFSLPAKELKGLLKDDVYNQMINAKPLEKIRFNGTSMKTQFKTFEKDYVLMVPLKTTAEILGYKVGWDSKKGASIAGGYIKNNVDTYYTEGSKKIKLTPAKIVGNVMYVPISYFSEVLKEDVSYDGEGIRFFTKSTVTPSQFDIQSTEFMRADSGKECADLYAKAVKERKGVIQYGLMSAKLRAANKTGFEEMNWVTGVSSPWVTTYNVKDNGDGTFKITFHWATSTGKSSDTIVTLSVSKVKDQEYFEISGIKE